A window of Streptomyces sp. NBC_01689 genomic DNA:
CGCACCCGGACCGCGCCGCGCCCGACCGGCACGGGCGGCTCGCTGCGCCTCGCGCTCGCCTCCTGCCAGAACTGGCAGCACGGCTACTTCACCCCGTACGCCGACATGCTCCGCCAGGACCCCGACGTCGTCCTGTTCGTCGGGGACTACATCTACGAGTCCGCGCCGTCGGCCACAGCCGTGCGCAGGCACGAGGGCACCGGGGAGCCGTACACCCTCGTCCAGTACCGCAACCGGTACGCCCAGTACCGCAGCGACCCGCACCTCGCGGCGATGCACGCGCACGCTCCGTGGGTGGTCACCTTCGACGACCACGAGGTCGACAACGACTTCGCCGGAGAGGTGCCGCAGGACCCGGACAAGCAGGCCCACGGCGCGTTCGTGACCCGGCTGGCCGCCGCGTACCAGGCGTACTACGAGCACATGCCGGTCCGGGCCACCGCCATTCCGGACGGGCCGCACATCAGGATGTACCGGCGGCTCGACTTCGGCCGCCTCGCGCGGCTGAACGTCCTCGACACACGGCAGTTCCGCAGCGACCAGGTGACCGGTCAGGCCGCCGCCGAGGACCCGTCGCTCACCATGCTCGGCGCTGCGCAGCGGGACTGGCTGCTCCGCGGCCTGCACCACTCGCCGGCCCGCTGGAACATCGTCGCCTCACAGATCATGATGGCCGAGACCGATCTCCAGGTGGGCAAGGGCAAGCTCTGGTACTACGACGCCTGGGACGGTTACCAGGCCGAACGCAACGCCCTCATGAGGGAGTTCACGACCGTCAGCAACCCCGTCGTCCTCAGCGGCGACCGGCACTACACGATGATCAGCGACCTCAAGAAGGACTTCGCCGACCCGCACTCCGACGTGGTCGGCACCGAATTCGTCGGGACCTCCATCTCCACCGGCGGTGACCAGGATCAGGCGGCCTTCCACAAGGACTGGGACGCGCGGATGCCGGACAATCCGCACTGGAAGCTCATCGACGCCCACCGTGGCTACCACCTCTTCGACATCCGGCGGGACGGCATCGACGCCCAGGTGCGTGTCGCGTCGACGGTGCTGAAGCCGGACGCGGCCTCCAGCCGGCTGGCGCGTCTGCGGGTCGAGGCGGGGGAGCCGGGCGTGCGGCTCGTCTGATCCGGCCGCACCTCGCGTACGGTCCGGGTGCGGCCCGCCACCCGGCGACCCGTCGGGAGCGGCCTCTCAGGAGGTACCCGGAACCTCCCGGAGATCCGGCGCGCTCCGGGCACCGGCACGACCGTCGGGGGTCCCACCCCGGACAGTGCCCTGTACCGCCGGCACTCGGTCTGGCCGGGGGAGTGGTGGAACTCCTCACCCAAAGCGAGGGGGGCAGCTCGCTGTCCCGGCGTGACCGTGCGGGACACCCCGACGGGCGGGCGTGATCCACCGGCCGGGCGTCGCGCCCCGCCCGCGGGACAGCGGTCGCGGCCGTGACCGCGTACGCATCCTGCCCGCTCCGCGCCGGGCGCGGTCACACCCCGCGGGCCCTCCCGCGATCCCCGGTGG
This region includes:
- a CDS encoding alkaline phosphatase D family protein, which gives rise to MSGAVSRDRRHFLTASAAVLGAAASAQLWVPGTARAAEPPLPEGVFSLGVASGDPLPDGVVLWTRLAPDPLNGGGMPDRAVTVAWEIAEDARFRKQVRRGLAQARPEYGHSVHVDVRGLRPGRVYWYRFRAGGRLSPTGRTRTAPRPTGTGGSLRLALASCQNWQHGYFTPYADMLRQDPDVVLFVGDYIYESAPSATAVRRHEGTGEPYTLVQYRNRYAQYRSDPHLAAMHAHAPWVVTFDDHEVDNDFAGEVPQDPDKQAHGAFVTRLAAAYQAYYEHMPVRATAIPDGPHIRMYRRLDFGRLARLNVLDTRQFRSDQVTGQAAAEDPSLTMLGAAQRDWLLRGLHHSPARWNIVASQIMMAETDLQVGKGKLWYYDAWDGYQAERNALMREFTTVSNPVVLSGDRHYTMISDLKKDFADPHSDVVGTEFVGTSISTGGDQDQAAFHKDWDARMPDNPHWKLIDAHRGYHLFDIRRDGIDAQVRVASTVLKPDAASSRLARLRVEAGEPGVRLV